From Gammaproteobacteria bacterium CG11_big_fil_rev_8_21_14_0_20_46_22:
ACGGCCGGTGCGGCTTCTACGGGCACAGGTTTTGGTCCGTGTTATATCGATTACGTTTTGGGCATTGTGAAAGCTTACACCACGCGTGTGGGTGGCGGTCCGTTTCCAACCGAGCTTGAAGATGAAGTTGGTCGGCACCTCGGCAAAAAAGGTCATGAGTTTGGCACGGTCACAGGGCGTTCGCGTCGCTGCGGTTGGTTTGATGCCGTCATGGTTCGTCGCGCGATCGAGCTTAATAGTATTACAGGTTTGGGTATCATGAAGCTTGATGTGCTCGATGGTCTCGAGGAGATCAAGCTCTGTGTGGCGTACCGCTACGAAGGCGAAACCTTGCTTACACCACCAGGTGATGCCGAAATGTTGTCACGTTGTGAGCCTGTCTATGAAACGATGCCCGGTTGGCAAGAAGAAACGCGTGGCATTACGCAATACAGTGATCTGCCTGTGAACGCAAAAGCTTATCTGGATCGCTTGAGTGAGCTACTCGAAACGCGTATTGATATTGTGTCTACTGGCCCTGGTCGTGAAGAGACAATTATCATCAATAAACTTGTGTAGGCATGTCCGGGCGTTTGTGGCAACAACCCCTCCGGCAGTTTAAGGGGGTTGGCGATGCACTAGCCAAGCGTTTCGCCCAGCACGGTTTGCACACTTACTGGGATTTATTATTAGAGCTTCCCCTGCGCTACCAAGATCGCACGCGAGTCAGTGCAATTTCACGCTTGCAAGACCAAAACTTCGCGCTTGTTAGGGGCAAAGTCACCCATGCGGAAGTTTCAGGGTTTCGTAAAAAAATGTTCTTGGTGTATATTGCTGACGCATCCGGTCAAATGCTATTACGTTTTTTTCGTTTCTACCCAAGTCAGGTTCAACAATTTCAAGTGGGCTCTTATGTGCAGTGTGTGGGTGATGTTAAGCGTGTGGGCTTTCAGTTTGAGATGATTCATCCGGAGTATCAGTTTTTTGATCCAGATGCTCCGCCTGAATTATTCAAGTCATTAACGCCGCTCTATTCTTCGCATAAAGGCGTTCCCGCGAATCTGCTGCGTCAGTTAATTGAAAGCGTTGTTTTGTCGCTTCCTGAGTCTGATGAGTTGCCTGAAACGTTTAGGTCAGCTTATGGGTTAGGTGATCTTTATGATTTGTTCAGGCAAGCCCATAAGCCATTAGTCGGTATTGATAAAGCTTCATGTGATCGTTTACGTTATCGTTTGGCCTTTGAAGAGCTTCTGGCACATCAGCTAACCTTAAACAGTTGGCGTGCTGAGTATCAAGCTTTTCCGGCTAAAGCTTATGCGCCTGATGAGTCCATGCAAAAAGCTTTTTTGTCGCAATTAGCGTTTAGTTTAACGGCTGCACAGCAGCGTGTGCTTACTGAAATACACGGTGATTTGCTGCGTGAGTGTGCGATGATGCGTTTGGTCCAAGGTGATGTGGGCTCGGGTAAAACCGTGGTCGCAGCTCTCAGCGCATTGCCGGTATTGGCGGCAGGTGATCAGGTTGCGCTCATGGCGCCCACTGAGATTCTTGCTGAGCAGCATGTGCAAAAGTTTCAAGTGTGGTTTGAGGCATTGGGTTATCGCGTGGCTTTCTTAGCCTCTAAGCTCACGGCTAAACATAAGCGTGAGCAGCTTGCCGCGATTGAATTGGGTGAGGTTGATTGGGTGATAGGTACGCATGCTTTATTTCAAGATTCAGTTGCCTTCAAATCTTTGGGCTTGGTGATTATCGATGAGCAACATCGCTTTGGCGTTCATCAGCGTTTGTTGTTGCGGGATAAGGGTGCGCGCGAGGGGCGGGTGCCTCACCAGCTTATTATGACGGCCACACCGATACCGCGCACATTGGCGATGTGCGCCTACGCGGACTTGGATCAATCGATTATTGATGAGCTGCCACCTGGGCGAAAGCCGATTAAAACCGTGGTGCTGGATGAGCAAAAGCGTGATGAGCTTGTTGTGCGTATTCGCTCGATTGTTGAAAGAGGGCGGCAGGTGTACTGGGTGTGTACATTGATCGAAGCTTCTGAAGTCTTGGAGTGTCAGGCAGCACAAGATCGCTTTGTGGCTTTGTCTGAAAGCTTGCCGGATTTGCGATTGGCTTTGTTGCATGGCCGTATGAAGCCTGCTGAGAAAGCGAATATCATGGCTGATTTTGTGCGCGGCGAGGTTGATGTTTTGGTGGCAACCAGTGTGATTGAGGTGGGTGTGGATGTCCCGAATGCCTGCTTGATGATCATTGAAAATGCTGAGCGCTTAGGGCTTTCTCAGCTTCACCAGCTTCGTGGTCGTATTGGTCGAGGTGCGCACGAGAGTTTTTGCGTGCTTTTGTATAAAGCGCCATTGGGGAAAATCGCGAAGTCGCGTTTGCGCGTCATGCGTGAAACACAGGATGGTTTTAAGGTCGCTGAAGAAGATTTAAAACTTCGTGGACCAGGTGAAATGCTAGGCACTCGCCAGGCGGGTGAGGTGGGTTTCCGTTTTGCCGACATTGAAACGCATGAGGATTTGCTTTCTGATATGCCATTGATTGCCAGCCGTTTAGACAGTGACTCGGCTGCTTTATTGCTTGATCGCTGGCAAAGCGATAAAGCGAAATATGCTTCAGTTTAGAGTATGATATCTTCCTCAAAAAAACGCTTCTGATTTTTTCGATAACATTCTGTATTTGATTGTTGAGCTTAAGCCAGTAAGCTAAATTTATATTCTTCTTTCTAAGCAAAGGTCATGCGAATGACAAGCAGCAAGTGTTCAACACCATCGTTGCGAGTTTACAAAATGAGGAGAGTCTTGTGGGTAGAATGACAATGGCGCAAGAGTGGCGCTACGAAGGTCGGCAAGAAGGTCGGCAAGAAGGTCTGAAAGTCGCAAGTCGTAATGCTGCTTTTAACTTGTTCATGATGGGTGTGGATGATGTGTTTATCGCTCAAGCACTCGATTTGAGCATGAGAGAAGTGACCAGGCTTCGTGTTCAGTATCAGAAAAAATCCCACTCGGGCTAGTAGGCAACGTCCCTAAGGTCGTCGCTGGCCTGCAAAACAAGCAAAATCGGTGAAAATACCTGAGGCTTTTCGTTAAGTAGGTTCAATATTCGCCTCGAACCTTCAGGTATTTTTCCTCGATTATCTTATTTTTCGCTCCTGCCGAGACTTTAGGGACGCAGCCTAGATCTCATGAGGGTTTTTTTGCGGCGACCATCACGAACTCTTTGTCGGAATAATTTTTCAACCAGCGGTGCACAAATTCGTATGCAAAGTACCGGCTCTCGTTGATTTCAAAGCCAGCTTTTTTCAGTAGATGTTCCAGGGCTTCTTGTTTAAAGATTTGCATATAGTCAGGTGAGTGTTGATTCCAGGCTTGCTCACTCACTTCATGCGGATTGAATTCGCAAGGGAAGGTTTTGCCTTGTTTCACATTTTCATCGTATAGCGCATCAAAACGCTGATAGGTATTAAAATAGGGCGTGTATGCGCACACCCAAAGCGTGCCGCCGGGCGCTAGCCAATCAAAACATTTTTTGAAGCCTTCTGTAATCTCATCGGGCTTTAAGTAGTTGATCACATTCGCCATGAGGATGCCGGATAGACTATCTGCTGGGAATGATAGTTGATTGGGAAAGCGCTGTGTGGTCGTGCGAAGGCGTGAGTGCCATTCTTCTGGAATTGCCTCGCGCAAGTAGTCCAGATGCTCTTTATCAATGTCGCAAGCGGTGATTCGGGCTCTGTCGCTTAGAAGGGCTGCGCGTGTCGCTGCACCGTAGGCACAGCCAATGTCTAGCAGTGGTTTTTTGGCGGTTTTGGCAAGCTGGATAAATTGCCGCTCAGCGGGGCCAAAGTCGGTAAACATGACACCCATGCGATTTTGGGTTTTGATCATGCCTTTGTACCACTCCAGCGGCCAGGCAGGAGAGTGCTGATAATTAAGGTCAATGTCGACTTCTTTCTCGGGAAAGAGTTGGTCAAATGCGTTGGCAAGAAATTGTTTAATGCTCATCATGGCCTGCCTTCATCCTGAAACTATCACTATGCCAGGAAACAGGCAGCCAGACAATATTCAACCACTCAAGGGATGCTGTAAAAAGGGTCGGGGAGTTTGTAACCTCGGTCTGCATAGCCGCCTAGGCTATCGCTGTATTGATCGCCCATCGACAAGACGATGTCAAAGCCCTGCTCTTCGATGAGCTTGCGTGCGTGTGCTTTGTAAGGAATGGCGGAGGGTTGATGATAGCTCATTGGTTTGAAGTAAATACCTTGCCAGTGATGATAGCCGGCGTCTTTTAAATTCAAGACGGTG
This genomic window contains:
- a CDS encoding ATP-dependent DNA helicase RecG (catalyzes branch migration in Holliday junction intermediates); this translates as MSGRLWQQPLRQFKGVGDALAKRFAQHGLHTYWDLLLELPLRYQDRTRVSAISRLQDQNFALVRGKVTHAEVSGFRKKMFLVYIADASGQMLLRFFRFYPSQVQQFQVGSYVQCVGDVKRVGFQFEMIHPEYQFFDPDAPPELFKSLTPLYSSHKGVPANLLRQLIESVVLSLPESDELPETFRSAYGLGDLYDLFRQAHKPLVGIDKASCDRLRYRLAFEELLAHQLTLNSWRAEYQAFPAKAYAPDESMQKAFLSQLAFSLTAAQQRVLTEIHGDLLRECAMMRLVQGDVGSGKTVVAALSALPVLAAGDQVALMAPTEILAEQHVQKFQVWFEALGYRVAFLASKLTAKHKREQLAAIELGEVDWVIGTHALFQDSVAFKSLGLVIIDEQHRFGVHQRLLLRDKGAREGRVPHQLIMTATPIPRTLAMCAYADLDQSIIDELPPGRKPIKTVVLDEQKRDELVVRIRSIVERGRQVYWVCTLIEASEVLECQAAQDRFVALSESLPDLRLALLHGRMKPAEKANIMADFVRGEVDVLVATSVIEVGVDVPNACLMIIENAERLGLSQLHQLRGRIGRGAHESFCVLLYKAPLGKIAKSRLRVMRETQDGFKVAEEDLKLRGPGEMLGTRQAGEVGFRFADIETHEDLLSDMPLIASRLDSDSAALLLDRWQSDKAKYASV